One window of Tenacibaculum maritimum NCIMB 2154 genomic DNA carries:
- a CDS encoding Na(+)-translocating NADH-quinone reductase subunit F, whose product MQVLTEQELHNLGMNIVGKKLQEMGYEFVAVNSTLKKHPQFVLFKKGEPTIFVLVKTTNNIQSPETYDVVWMETFKKHAESQNAKVWYAGVGIANAESIEAPVFKDQPYYVAFNDFIKF is encoded by the coding sequence ATGCAAGTACTTACTGAGCAAGAATTACATAATTTGGGGATGAATATTGTAGGAAAGAAACTACAAGAAATGGGCTATGAGTTTGTGGCAGTAAATAGTACTTTGAAAAAGCATCCGCAATTTGTATTATTTAAAAAAGGAGAACCAACTATTTTTGTTTTGGTAAAAACAACCAATAATATCCAATCGCCAGAAACCTATGATGTGGTATGGATGGAAACTTTTAAAAAGCATGCAGAAAGCCAAAACGCTAAAGTTTGGTATGCTGGTGTTGGTATTGCCAATGCAGAGAGTATAGAAGCTCCTGTTTTTAAAGACCAACCTTATTATGTTGCATTTAACGATTTTATAAAGTTTTAA
- a CDS encoding DUF4846 domain-containing protein has product MNPIIAVITKSSHINEKGITIKNRVKPSYGYKRVSYEAGTFESFIQNYTLKEYGSSIINYDKTKYFYQIGHIGILTLSVPENGLQQCADALIRLRAEYLWKTNQKEKIGFEFTSGHYCSWKKYAGGYRPKIEGNKVTFYKIAKANYTKTAFYKYLNLIYTYSGTLSLYNELPKVVREEDLQLGDMLVKPGTPGHILMLVDEVINKKGEKLFVLAQGNTPAQSVHLLKNFNNASLTPWYSLKKNALIQVPGYSFDNSQFIRFKN; this is encoded by the coding sequence ATGAACCCAATAATTGCAGTCATTACAAAATCATCTCATATAAACGAAAAAGGAATAACTATAAAAAATAGAGTAAAACCTTCTTACGGTTATAAAAGAGTATCTTATGAAGCAGGGACTTTTGAAAGCTTTATCCAAAACTATACACTCAAAGAATATGGAAGTAGCATTATAAACTATGATAAGACCAAATACTTTTACCAGATAGGACATATAGGAATTTTAACGCTTTCGGTTCCTGAAAATGGATTGCAGCAATGCGCAGATGCATTAATCCGTTTGAGAGCAGAATACCTATGGAAAACGAATCAAAAAGAAAAAATAGGATTTGAGTTTACTAGCGGACACTATTGCTCATGGAAAAAGTATGCAGGAGGATATCGTCCTAAAATAGAAGGGAATAAAGTTACTTTTTACAAAATAGCGAAAGCAAATTACACTAAAACAGCTTTTTATAAGTATTTGAATTTAATTTATACGTATTCAGGCACGCTTTCATTATACAATGAATTACCAAAAGTAGTGCGAGAAGAAGACTTACAATTAGGAGATATGTTAGTAAAACCAGGAACTCCAGGGCATATTTTAATGTTGGTAGATGAAGTTATTAATAAAAAAGGAGAAAAGCTATTTGTATTAGCGCAAGGAAATACCCCTGCTCAAAGTGTGCACCTACTTAAAAACTTTAATAATGCTAGCTTAACCCCTTGGTATTCCTTAAAAAAGAATGCACTTATACAAGTTCCTGGATATTCTTTTGATAACTCGCAATTTATCCGTTTTAAAAATTAG
- a CDS encoding DEAD/DEAH box helicase, whose protein sequence is MTFEDLDLSKQLQNAIDDLGFTQPTPIQEKAFSVVRSGKDVVGIAQTGTGKTFAYMLPILRDLKFSKQQHPRVLILVPTRELVLQVVEEIEKLTAYITLRILGVYGGTNINTQKRAIAQGQDIIVATPGRLYDLALSNVLKLKTIQKLVIDEVDVMLDLGFRFQLLNIFDLLPDRRQNIMFSATMTEDVEALIDDFFKVPEKVSIAVSGTPLDNISQTSYNVPNFYTKVNLLNHLLSDKETYSKVLVFVSNKRGADRLFQSLDESFADEICVIHSNKTQNYRVRSIRQFDEGKNRILVATDVMARGLDLEEITHVINFDTPGFPENYMHRIGRTGRAEHEGKTILFSTEKEQEAKGKIEALMEYTIPLLAFPEEVEISEQLTEEERPREDREISKNRTSLEYVPGPAFHEKKEKNKKTNQGGSYRREIAKKYKKPKTRGDKNYNKRNKKK, encoded by the coding sequence ATGACTTTTGAAGACTTAGACTTATCAAAACAATTACAAAATGCCATAGATGATTTGGGGTTTACACAGCCAACTCCTATTCAAGAAAAAGCATTTTCGGTAGTACGTTCAGGTAAAGATGTAGTAGGAATAGCGCAAACAGGAACAGGGAAAACATTTGCGTATATGTTGCCCATTTTAAGAGATTTAAAGTTTTCAAAACAGCAACACCCAAGGGTTTTGATTTTAGTACCAACTCGTGAATTGGTACTTCAAGTAGTGGAAGAAATAGAAAAATTAACAGCGTATATTACGTTGAGAATATTAGGAGTGTATGGAGGAACTAATATCAATACTCAAAAAAGAGCCATAGCGCAAGGACAAGATATTATTGTAGCCACGCCAGGACGTTTATATGACTTGGCATTGAGTAATGTTTTAAAATTAAAGACAATTCAAAAATTAGTGATTGATGAAGTTGATGTAATGCTTGATCTAGGATTTCGTTTTCAGTTACTAAATATTTTTGATTTATTACCAGATCGTCGCCAAAATATCATGTTTTCAGCAACCATGACAGAAGATGTGGAGGCATTAATAGATGACTTCTTTAAAGTGCCAGAAAAGGTTTCTATTGCAGTAAGTGGAACTCCGTTGGATAATATTTCACAAACATCATATAATGTACCTAATTTTTATACAAAAGTTAATTTATTAAATCATTTACTTTCTGATAAAGAAACATACAGTAAAGTGCTGGTTTTTGTATCAAATAAACGCGGAGCAGATAGACTTTTTCAATCGCTAGATGAATCATTTGCAGATGAAATATGTGTAATTCATTCTAATAAAACGCAAAACTATAGGGTACGTTCAATTCGTCAATTTGATGAAGGAAAGAATAGAATATTAGTAGCAACTGATGTAATGGCGAGGGGATTAGATTTGGAAGAAATTACGCATGTAATTAATTTTGATACTCCTGGCTTTCCTGAGAATTATATGCATAGAATTGGCCGAACAGGACGTGCTGAGCATGAAGGAAAAACCATTTTATTCTCTACCGAAAAAGAACAGGAAGCAAAAGGAAAAATAGAGGCATTAATGGAATATACAATTCCGTTATTAGCTTTTCCTGAAGAAGTTGAAATATCAGAACAGCTAACAGAAGAAGAAAGACCTAGAGAAGATAGAGAAATTTCTAAAAACAGAACTTCTTTAGAATATGTACCTGGTCCAGCCTTTCATGAAAAGAAAGAAAAAAATAAAAAAACCAATCAAGGAGGCTCTTATAGAAGGGAAATTGCAAAAAAATATAAAAAACCTAAAACTAGAGGAGACAAGAACTATAATAAACGTAATAAAAAGAAATAA
- a CDS encoding metallophosphoesterase, with the protein MPRWVLPLLLIVALILILEFYAFQSIKQIAKRNVLKWAWLLLSFTIYANFFYIVFSTPREAGQTKEFQRAVGMMLTILIPKVILLLFMFGEDVVRWGQKLVSYFSSAATQPLQGRRRFVAQLALGIAAIPFASLLYGILKGKYNYKVLKYQLAFDDLPEAFDGFKITQITDIHSGSFDDKEKVAYAVDLVNQQTSDVILFTGDIVNNFAAEMDAWIPIFKKLEAPSGKFSILGNHDYGDYAKWKSKEDKRANFEAIKAIHPKIGFDLLLNESRYLERDGEKIALVGVENWGKGFHQAGDLKKASKGIQQKDFKILLSHDPSHWEYKVKKDDFNYQLTLSGHTHGLQFGIEIPGIIKWSPAKYVYKQWAGLYKEFGRYINVNRGFGYHAFPGRVGIWPEITVIELKKSR; encoded by the coding sequence ATGCCACGTTGGGTACTCCCTTTACTGCTAATAGTAGCATTAATTCTTATTTTAGAGTTTTACGCATTTCAATCTATAAAACAGATTGCAAAGCGCAACGTTTTAAAGTGGGCGTGGCTATTGCTGAGTTTTACCATTTATGCCAACTTTTTTTATATTGTTTTTTCTACACCAAGAGAGGCAGGGCAAACGAAGGAATTTCAGCGAGCGGTAGGAATGATGTTAACTATTTTAATTCCGAAAGTAATACTACTACTTTTTATGTTTGGAGAAGATGTAGTAAGATGGGGGCAAAAACTGGTGTCTTATTTCTCTTCAGCGGCAACGCAACCATTGCAAGGAAGGAGGAGGTTTGTTGCTCAGTTGGCTTTAGGGATTGCAGCAATTCCTTTTGCTAGTTTGTTATATGGTATTTTAAAAGGAAAGTATAATTATAAGGTATTAAAATACCAACTGGCATTTGATGATTTGCCTGAAGCATTTGACGGATTTAAGATAACACAAATTACCGATATCCACTCTGGGAGTTTTGATGATAAAGAAAAGGTAGCATATGCTGTTGATTTAGTAAATCAGCAAACATCAGACGTAATTTTATTTACGGGAGATATTGTTAATAATTTTGCTGCTGAAATGGATGCGTGGATTCCTATTTTTAAAAAATTGGAAGCTCCTTCGGGAAAGTTTTCTATTCTAGGAAACCATGATTATGGTGATTATGCAAAATGGAAGTCTAAAGAAGATAAACGAGCTAATTTTGAAGCGATAAAAGCGATTCACCCAAAAATAGGTTTTGATTTACTGCTAAATGAAAGTAGGTACCTTGAGCGAGATGGCGAGAAAATAGCTTTGGTGGGAGTAGAAAACTGGGGAAAGGGATTTCATCAAGCGGGTGATTTGAAAAAAGCTTCTAAAGGCATACAGCAAAAAGATTTTAAAATTTTATTAAGCCATGATCCTAGTCATTGGGAATATAAGGTAAAAAAAGATGATTTTAATTACCAACTGACTTTAAGTGGCCATACCCATGGTTTACAGTTTGGCATTGAGATTCCTGGAATAATTAAATGGAGCCCTGCTAAATATGTATATAAGCAATGGGCAGGACTTTATAAAGAGTTTGGAAGATATATAAATGTAAACCGTGGATTTGGCTATCATGCCTTCCCTGGCCGTGTTGGAATTTGGCCAGAAATAACAGTAATAGAATTGAAAAAAAGCAGATAG
- a CDS encoding glycosyltransferase family 117 protein: MNAVHYKKWNTILGWVSFAIALITYTLTLEPTVSSWDCGEYISTAVNLEVGHPPGAPLFQMLGAFFAMFTNDVTQFAKMVNFMSALASAFTILFLFWTITNLGEKLALKTSSFLDGARIAVLGSGLVGALAYTFSDSFWFSAVEGEVYAMSSFLMALLFWLGLKWESELTSPRGNKWLVLISFVVGLSFGVHILSLLVIPAIVMLYFFKTYQQINAKTTAIATLAAIFVLAFVFKFLFPFTLKFFSVSELFFINAIGLPYNSGTIIAGMILIALFYFGLNYTRKKQQVHANTLILSILFIMIGFSSWLMLPIRANADTIINENNPSSARELLAYYNREQYGDANVFYDKYYSFNYNREQDADTPYIDDKPKYEKRNGKYEIVNNYKNVIPNYASKHKGFIPRMVAPASEQMYKQIAGIPQNSKRRPTFIENIKFMLSYQFGYMYGRYFMWNFVGKQNDNQGHLDIANGNWLSGINFIDEARLGSQKSLPDDVKNNKGRNTYYFLPLLLGIIGLLYQIKWDKRNVFVLSLFFAFTGFAIIFYTNPKPFEPRERDYAVVGSFYIFAIWIGFGVLALYEYLKAYAPKKTMAFVVSLISLVAVPTLMASENWDDHDRSNRYTTFLNAQTYLESCDPNAIVFTIGDNDTFPLWYLQQVEGIRRDIKLVNTSLFATDWYIDQMKKKTYDAEPIPSKLTHDQYKYGTLDIAYHYPHPQFKDSIISIKDFMRWIASDSDVTYIDPGDGSKEKFYPTNHIRIPVNKENVLKTGLVAQKDADKIVDYIDIDVDDRGLTKNRILMLDILSNFNWERPLYFTGGANADEEYIWLKDYLQLDGMSYKLVPIKTPNKGKSMFDMGRIDPEKMYNNIKKWHFRNINDGKIYLDEQTKRNAISMRNNLMRLSEEFLKQGDSINAKDVLDLSLYKMPIKDFDHYSISLGYPELYYRIGDKDKARETTQILIDIFQQKLVHYSTYSNRDFEFILDDLDTNLYMYRNLINQALEYEKDKDYVNQLQDGFINHIKLFKHLIPSEDTLEQQPMDTIKP, from the coding sequence ATGAACGCAGTACACTATAAAAAATGGAATACCATTCTCGGATGGGTTTCTTTTGCAATTGCATTAATAACATATACGTTAACATTAGAACCTACAGTGAGTTCTTGGGACTGTGGTGAGTATATTTCTACCGCTGTAAACTTAGAAGTAGGACATCCACCAGGAGCCCCCCTCTTTCAAATGCTAGGTGCTTTTTTTGCTATGTTTACGAATGATGTTACTCAATTTGCTAAAATGGTCAACTTTATGTCAGCCTTAGCAAGTGCATTTACTATTTTATTCTTGTTTTGGACCATTACAAACCTTGGTGAAAAATTAGCGTTAAAAACGAGTTCATTTTTAGATGGAGCCCGTATTGCTGTTTTAGGAAGTGGCTTGGTTGGTGCTTTGGCATATACCTTTTCAGATAGCTTTTGGTTTAGTGCAGTTGAAGGAGAAGTATATGCAATGTCATCTTTTTTAATGGCATTACTTTTTTGGCTAGGTTTAAAATGGGAAAGTGAACTAACAAGCCCTAGAGGTAATAAATGGCTTGTTTTAATTAGCTTTGTAGTAGGCCTCTCTTTTGGAGTTCATATTTTATCGCTTTTAGTAATTCCTGCCATAGTGATGCTATACTTCTTTAAAACATATCAGCAAATAAATGCTAAAACAACCGCCATAGCTACTTTGGCAGCTATCTTTGTATTGGCTTTTGTTTTTAAGTTTTTATTTCCTTTTACCTTAAAGTTTTTTAGTGTTTCTGAATTATTCTTTATCAATGCTATTGGATTGCCTTATAATTCAGGAACTATTATTGCTGGAATGATATTGATTGCTTTGTTCTATTTTGGACTCAATTATACACGTAAAAAACAACAAGTTCATGCCAATACCTTAATCTTATCTATTTTATTTATTATGATAGGATTTTCATCGTGGTTGATGCTCCCTATACGTGCCAATGCAGATACTATTATTAATGAAAATAATCCTTCAAGTGCTAGAGAACTACTGGCTTATTACAATAGAGAACAATATGGAGATGCCAATGTTTTTTATGATAAATATTATTCATTTAACTATAACCGAGAGCAAGACGCTGATACTCCTTATATAGATGACAAACCAAAGTATGAAAAAAGAAACGGTAAATATGAGATTGTAAATAACTATAAAAATGTAATTCCTAATTATGCTAGCAAACACAAAGGCTTTATCCCAAGGATGGTAGCTCCTGCTTCTGAACAAATGTATAAGCAAATTGCAGGAATACCACAAAACAGTAAGCGCCGTCCTACCTTTATAGAAAACATAAAGTTTATGCTAAGCTACCAATTTGGCTATATGTATGGGCGTTATTTTATGTGGAATTTTGTAGGTAAACAAAATGACAATCAAGGTCATTTGGATATTGCTAATGGAAATTGGTTGAGCGGTATTAATTTTATTGATGAAGCTCGCTTAGGTTCTCAAAAAAGCTTGCCTGATGATGTTAAAAACAATAAAGGAAGAAATACTTATTACTTCTTGCCGCTACTCTTGGGTATTATTGGACTGCTATATCAGATCAAATGGGATAAGCGAAATGTATTCGTATTGTCATTATTTTTCGCTTTTACAGGCTTTGCCATTATTTTTTACACCAATCCTAAGCCTTTTGAACCTCGTGAACGTGACTATGCTGTTGTTGGTTCTTTTTATATTTTTGCAATATGGATTGGTTTTGGAGTCTTAGCGCTATATGAATATTTAAAAGCTTATGCTCCTAAAAAAACAATGGCCTTTGTAGTGTCTTTAATTTCTTTAGTTGCTGTACCTACATTAATGGCTTCTGAAAACTGGGATGACCACGACCGTTCTAACCGTTATACTACCTTTTTAAATGCTCAAACTTATTTAGAAAGCTGTGACCCTAATGCTATTGTTTTTACCATTGGAGATAATGATACCTTCCCTTTATGGTATTTACAACAGGTAGAAGGAATTCGAAGAGATATTAAGTTAGTAAATACTAGCTTGTTTGCTACTGACTGGTATATTGATCAAATGAAAAAGAAAACCTATGATGCTGAACCTATCCCTTCTAAATTAACCCACGATCAATATAAGTATGGTACGCTAGATATTGCATATCATTATCCGCATCCACAGTTTAAAGATTCTATCATTTCTATCAAAGATTTTATGAGATGGATTGCTAGTGATAGTGATGTTACTTATATAGATCCAGGTGATGGTAGTAAAGAAAAGTTTTATCCAACCAATCATATTCGCATTCCTGTAAATAAAGAAAATGTTTTAAAAACAGGATTGGTGGCTCAAAAAGATGCTGACAAAATTGTTGATTATATCGATATTGATGTAGATGATAGAGGATTGACTAAAAATCGTATTTTAATGCTCGATATTTTAAGTAATTTTAATTGGGAGCGTCCATTATACTTTACAGGAGGCGCCAATGCTGATGAAGAATATATATGGTTAAAAGACTATTTACAGTTAGACGGTATGAGTTACAAACTCGTTCCTATAAAAACTCCTAACAAAGGAAAAAGTATGTTTGATATGGGACGTATTGACCCTGAAAAAATGTACAACAATATAAAAAAGTGGCATTTTAGAAATATCAACGATGGCAAAATATACTTAGATGAGCAAACAAAACGCAATGCTATTTCAATGCGTAATAACCTTATGCGCCTGTCAGAAGAGTTTTTAAAACAAGGAGACTCTATAAATGCAAAAGATGTTCTAGATTTATCGCTATATAAAATGCCTATCAAAGATTTTGACCACTATAGCATTTCCTTAGGATATCCTGAACTATATTACAGGATAGGAGATAAAGATAAAGCTAGAGAAACGACACAAATATTGATTGATATCTTTCAACAGAAATTGGTACATTACAGTACCTATTCTAATCGAGATTTTGAGTTTATTTTAGATGATCTTGACACGAATTTATATATGTATAGAAATCTAATCAACCAGGCATTGGAATATGAAAAAGACAAAGATTATGTCAACCAATTGCAGGATGGATTTATAAATCATATAAAATTATTTAAGCACCTGATTCCTTCAGAAGATACCTTAGAACAACAACCTATGGATACAATTAAGCCTTGA
- the polA gene encoding DNA polymerase I — protein sequence MADQKRLFLLDAFALIFRGYYAFIKNPRINSKGMDVSAILGFTNSLLDVIKREKPDHIAVCFDRGGSVARTDAFPEYKANRQETPEAIKIAIPYIELILKAMNIPAVVKEGYEADDIIGTLAKKAEIEGYQTFMVTPDKDFAQLVSENIFMYRPRFGGGYETWGIPEVQEKFGVERPEQVIDFLGMMGDSVDNIPGLPGVGEKTAKKFLAKYGSMESLLDNTADLKGKMKEKVEANAKLGLLSKQLATIMLDVPVEFHEKDFEFSQPDMSAITELFNELEFRRLAENLAKTYANTASDAKEEAPKKASKATEGQFDLFATPGAGNTSETTTNGYQNINTVSHYYQHIHTPIGRKLLLQKLMQQKSVCFDTETTGLKALEVALIGIAFSYGTGKGYYVSFPECQEETSTILQEFKPFFESEDIEKIGHNLKYDIKVLSNYDMRVKGNLFDTMIAHYLINPDMRHNMDVLSETYLNYQPVPITELIGKKGKNQLSMRAVELSKQTEYAVEDADITYQLKEHFSKELASSKLTTLFTNLETPLVAVLTAMEMEGINVNTEFLKSLSTDLTNDIEKLEKNIYEQAGEEFNIGSPKQLGIVLFEKMKLVDKPKKTKTGQYSTAEDVLSYLAKDHQIIRDIQEYRQYKKLQSTYVDALPNEINPKTGRVHTVYAQAVAATGRLSSNNPNLQNIPIRTKRGQEVRKSFIPKNENYILLAADYSQIELRIIAALSEEETMIKAFLEGQDIHASTAAKVFNVPIEEVTRTQRSNAKTVNFGIIYGVSAFGLSNQTDLSRSEAKELIDTYYKTYPKLKNYMANQVDFARDNGYVETVLGRRRYLKDINSRNAIVRGAAERNAVNAPIQGSAADIIKLAMINIHQRFEKENFQSKMLLQVHDELVFDAHKDELEMIRPIIKEEMENAYKIAVPLEVEIGTGQNWLEAH from the coding sequence ATGGCAGATCAAAAACGATTATTTTTATTAGATGCTTTTGCATTAATTTTTAGAGGCTATTATGCCTTTATCAAAAACCCAAGAATCAACTCTAAAGGAATGGATGTATCTGCTATCTTAGGCTTTACAAATTCTTTATTAGATGTGATTAAGCGTGAAAAACCCGATCATATAGCGGTTTGTTTTGATCGTGGAGGAAGTGTTGCAAGAACAGATGCTTTTCCTGAATACAAAGCGAACAGACAGGAAACTCCTGAAGCTATAAAAATAGCCATTCCTTATATTGAGCTAATTTTAAAAGCTATGAATATTCCTGCAGTAGTGAAAGAAGGTTATGAAGCTGATGATATCATAGGTACTTTAGCTAAAAAAGCTGAAATAGAAGGATACCAAACTTTTATGGTAACTCCTGATAAGGATTTTGCACAACTGGTTTCTGAAAACATCTTTATGTATCGACCTCGTTTTGGAGGAGGCTATGAAACTTGGGGCATTCCTGAAGTTCAAGAAAAATTTGGTGTAGAAAGACCTGAGCAGGTAATTGACTTTTTAGGAATGATGGGAGACTCCGTAGATAATATCCCTGGATTGCCTGGCGTTGGTGAAAAAACAGCTAAGAAGTTTTTAGCGAAGTATGGTTCTATGGAAAGTCTTTTGGATAATACTGCCGATTTAAAAGGTAAAATGAAAGAAAAAGTTGAGGCAAACGCTAAATTAGGTCTATTATCTAAACAATTGGCTACCATAATGCTAGATGTTCCTGTTGAGTTTCATGAAAAAGATTTTGAATTTTCTCAACCTGACATGTCTGCTATTACTGAGCTTTTCAATGAATTAGAGTTTAGAAGGCTAGCCGAAAACTTGGCTAAGACATATGCAAATACTGCCAGCGATGCTAAAGAAGAAGCGCCTAAAAAAGCTTCAAAAGCTACTGAAGGCCAGTTCGACTTGTTTGCTACTCCAGGAGCGGGAAACACTTCCGAAACCACCACCAATGGCTACCAAAACATCAACACTGTTAGTCACTACTACCAACACATACATACTCCAATAGGCAGGAAGCTTCTTCTTCAAAAATTAATGCAGCAAAAATCTGTTTGTTTTGATACTGAAACAACTGGGTTAAAAGCGTTGGAAGTAGCGCTAATTGGAATTGCTTTTTCTTATGGAACTGGTAAAGGCTATTATGTGTCTTTTCCGGAATGCCAAGAAGAAACATCAACTATATTACAAGAATTTAAGCCTTTCTTCGAAAGTGAGGATATTGAAAAAATTGGGCATAACTTAAAATATGATATCAAAGTATTATCTAATTATGATATGCGCGTAAAAGGAAACTTATTTGATACTATGATTGCTCACTATTTGATTAATCCTGATATGCGCCATAATATGGATGTGCTATCAGAAACTTATTTGAATTATCAACCTGTTCCTATTACTGAATTGATTGGAAAAAAAGGAAAGAATCAGCTGTCTATGAGAGCTGTTGAGCTATCTAAACAAACTGAATATGCTGTTGAGGATGCTGATATTACCTATCAATTAAAAGAACATTTTTCAAAAGAGCTAGCAAGTAGCAAACTAACAACGTTATTTACGAATCTTGAAACTCCCTTAGTAGCTGTATTAACTGCTATGGAGATGGAAGGTATTAATGTGAATACAGAATTTTTAAAGTCTCTTTCTACCGATTTAACAAATGATATTGAGAAACTAGAAAAAAACATTTACGAGCAGGCTGGAGAAGAGTTTAATATTGGTTCACCTAAGCAATTAGGAATTGTATTGTTCGAAAAAATGAAACTGGTTGATAAACCTAAAAAAACCAAGACAGGGCAATATTCTACGGCAGAAGATGTATTGTCTTATTTGGCAAAAGACCATCAAATTATTAGAGATATTCAAGAGTACCGCCAATATAAAAAATTACAAAGTACTTATGTAGATGCTTTACCTAATGAAATTAATCCAAAAACAGGAAGAGTTCATACAGTATATGCACAAGCAGTTGCGGCTACTGGTAGGTTAAGCTCTAACAATCCTAATTTACAAAATATCCCTATTCGTACGAAACGAGGCCAGGAGGTTAGAAAATCATTTATTCCAAAAAATGAAAATTACATTTTACTAGCTGCAGATTATAGTCAAATAGAATTGCGTATCATCGCTGCTTTAAGTGAAGAGGAAACTATGATAAAGGCATTTCTAGAAGGGCAAGACATTCATGCCTCTACAGCTGCAAAGGTATTTAATGTTCCTATTGAAGAGGTAACAAGAACCCAACGTAGCAATGCCAAAACTGTTAACTTTGGTATTATTTATGGTGTTTCTGCTTTTGGGCTCAGCAATCAAACAGATCTGTCTCGCTCAGAGGCAAAAGAATTAATTGATACTTATTATAAGACCTATCCAAAATTGAAAAATTATATGGCAAATCAAGTAGATTTTGCGAGAGACAATGGATATGTAGAAACTGTTTTAGGTCGCCGTCGTTACTTAAAAGATATCAACTCACGAAATGCCATTGTTAGAGGTGCGGCAGAACGAAATGCCGTAAATGCTCCTATTCAAGGAAGTGCTGCTGATATTATTAAACTTGCCATGATTAATATTCATCAACGATTTGAAAAAGAAAACTTCCAATCTAAAATGTTGCTGCAAGTACATGATGAATTGGTTTTTGACGCTCATAAAGATGAATTAGAAATGATACGTCCTATTATAAAAGAAGAAATGGAAAATGCTTATAAAATAGCGGTCCCTTTAGAGGTAGAAATAGGCACTGGACAAAACTGGCTTGAAGCTCATTAA
- a CDS encoding thioredoxin family protein yields MTKFGELISLEKPVLIDFYFDWEEASDSLDTLKNVAAALGDKAKVIKIDIKQNEVLADALRVKGNPTFIIYKKGEMKWRQTGEQDANTLIGLVQQYV; encoded by the coding sequence ATGACAAAATTTGGAGAATTAATAAGCCTAGAAAAACCAGTGTTAATAGATTTTTATTTTGACTGGGAAGAAGCCAGCGATAGTTTAGATACTTTAAAAAATGTAGCCGCTGCATTAGGAGACAAAGCTAAGGTAATTAAAATTGATATCAAACAAAATGAAGTATTAGCTGATGCTTTACGTGTAAAAGGAAATCCTACTTTTATAATTTATAAAAAAGGGGAGATGAAGTGGCGACAAACAGGAGAGCAAGATGCAAATACATTAATAGGATTGGTACAACAATATGTTTAA